Genomic window (Solanum stenotomum voucher PI 320364 plastid, complete genome):
CACTATTTCGGAAACCCAAGGACTCAATCGTATGGATATGTAAAATACAGGATTTCCAATCCTAGCAGGAAAGGGAGGGAAACGGATACTCAATTTAAAGTGAGTAAACAGAATTCCATACTCGATCTCATAGATACATATAGAATTCTGCGGAAAGCCGTATTCGATGAAAGTCGTATGTACGGCTTGGAGGGAGATCTTTCATATCTTTCGAGATCCACCCTACAATATGGGGTAAAAAAGCCAAAATAAGTGATTTTAGCCCTTATAAAAAGAAAACTGATTCTTGAACCCCTTTCACGCTCATGTCACGTCGAGGTACTGCAGAAAAAAAAACAGCAAAATCCGATCCAATTTATCGTAATCGATTAGTTAACATGTTGGTTAACCGTATTCTGAAACACGGAAAAAAATCATTGGCTTATCAAATTATCTATCGAGCCGTGAAAAAGATTCAACAAAAGACAGAAACAAATCCACTATCCGTTTTACGTCAAGCAATACGTGGAGTAACTCCCGATATAACAGTAAAAGCAAGACGTGTAGGTGGATCGACTCATCAAGTTCCCATTGAAATAGGATCCACACAAGGAAAAGCACTTGCCATTCGTTGGTTATTAGCGGCATCCCGAA
Coding sequences:
- the rps7 gene encoding ribosomal protein S7, with product MSRRGTAEKKTAKSDPIYRNRLVNMLVNRILKHGKKSLAYQIIYRAVKKIQQKTETNPLSVLRQAIRGVTPDITVKARRVGGSTHQVPIEIGSTQGKALAIRWLLAASRKRPGRNMAFKLSSELVDAAKGSGDAIRKKEETHRMAEANRAFAHFR